A single window of Cryptococcus neoformans var. neoformans JEC21 chromosome 3 sequence DNA harbors:
- a CDS encoding expressed protein — MRHRFYLPTIVRDQTFLSFVRQRHHSHHHPYLTPSLPSLTPKHEPDLSSDAPPGSSSAASEKDITSVLSLLREDYVAVKEHIKVMDYKQVLKRAAQRHMYKWYAILIIAGTLTALITAKHDAVVDFCRPITEKIRSWPAGWLVPIAILVIVSFPPLVGHEIIGILCGLVWGLWVGFAILAAGTFVGEIATWVAFKWCCQTRAAKFEKKNRLYAALTQLIREKSFMFVLILRFSAVPGHITTAVSASAGANFWSYLLAAFLTLPKQWTIVYLGKAFGTTNRTNTIISVLTTVLTILATAVAAVYIYYQMRLVMRRWTLALPAHVESSSTSNITLSEWADEKGQDGLYTRRRWMASNGSDEYVNRCEGRTLTRSWSMPEHMSEEELKEWVKSLENEEYASSASAQLSAETGDDSASESAANIKINIQMELGSLLPTSWPPVTPRFPEPSNNVMKSPGLGIPQSVSRDSNCSSPSPPLLELDNAYTPTLASRRPSYSRRIPSSSSISFDVPCTIPGTTCPHRVGGREVADEADAYAIAHGARRPEFRRMRGDSRAALLGRPVDDAALHQCGSSWRREYSHSYGRSRGSSNATLSRSDIDELGRARGDSVSTAGTGYSYGPPTLADLGVVRGEGGYVRMDQPQRGKGESSAAVLGGLIDEGLRTEISRDRNDMESYQREGSTILKGNEGKNQLGDENV; from the exons ATGCGCCATCGCTTCTATCTGCCTACAATCGTCAGGGACCAaacctttctctccttcgtCCGCCAACGCCACCAttctcaccatcatccataCCTCACTCCATCATTACCATCCCTTACCCCTAAGCATGAGCCGGACCTTTCCTCAGACGCACCACCAggttcctcttctgctgccTCGGAGAAGGATATTACTTCTGTTCTGTCACTATTAAGAGAAGACTATGTGGCTGTAAAGGAACATATAAAGGTCATGGACTATAAGCAAGTGTTGAAAAGAGCTGCGCAAAGACACATGTATA AGTGGTATGCCATCTTGATAATAGCAGGTACCCTGACCGCCCTGATCACGGCTAAGCATGATGCGGTCGTCGACTTCTGTAGGCCTATAACAGAGAAGATCAGAAGCTGGCCGGCCGGATGGCTGGTACCTATTGCTATTCTGGTTATCGTTTCATTCCCCCCTCTTGTAGGACATGAAA TCATTGGAATTTTGTGTGGTCTAGTATGGGGCTTGTGGGTTGGCTTTGCCATACTTGCAGCTGGCACATTCGTAGGAGAGATCGCCACTTGGGTGGCCTTTAAGTGGTGCTGTCAGACCAGAGCTGCAAA atttgagaagaagaacagatTATACGCAGCCTTGACGCAGCTTATTCGTGAAAAG AGCTTCATGTTTGTTCTCATTTTGCGATTTAGTGCCGTCCCAGGCCATATAACAACAGCT GTATCAGCGTCCGCCGGCGCAAACTTCTGGAGCTATCTTCTTGCTGCTTTTCTCACTCTTCCAAAACAGTGGACGATTGTCTACCTCGGAAAAGCCTTTGGAACAACTAACCGAACCAACACCATCATTTCTGTCCTCACGACAGTGCTTACCATCCTTGCcactgctgttgctgctgtgtACATCTATTATCAAATGCGACTCGTCATGCGCCGATGGACGTTGGCTTTACCGGCACATGTggaaagcagcagcacAAGTAATATAACTTTGTCAGAATGGGCGGATGAAAAAGGCCAAGATGGTTTATACACTCGTCGTCGTTGGATGGCTTCCAACGGCAGCGACGAGTATGTCAATAGGTGTGAGGGCCGTACGTTGACCAGATCCTGGAGCATGCCAGAACATatgagcgaggaggagCTGAAGGAGTGGGTGAAGAGTTTAGAAAATGAGGAGTATGCCTCAAGTGCGTCCGCCCAGCTGAGCGCGGAAACAGGGGATGACAGTGCATCCGAAAGCGCCGCAAACATAAAAATTAATATTCAGATGGAGCTGggctcccttcttcccacttcCTGGCCGCCAGTTACACCCAGGTTTCCTGAGCCTTCGAATAATGTAATGAAAAGTCCAGGTTTAGGGATCCCTCAAAGTGTATCTCGGGATTCCAActgctcttctccttcaccccCTCTTCTGGAGCTCGACAATGCTTATACACCTACTCTGGCTAGCCGTCGACCATCGTATTCTCGGAGAATACCCTCCAGTTCCTCCATATCTTTCGATGTCCCCTGTACAATTCCTGGGACGACATGTCCACATCGAGTGGGGGGACGTGAGGTCGCGGACGAAGCCGATGCTTACGCCATCGCACACGGCGCTCGTCGACCCGAATTTCGACGCATGCGAGGTGACTCTCGTGCTGCTCTGTTGGGTCGGCCGGTGGATGACGCAGCACTTCATCAGTGTGGTTCcagttggagaagggaatACTCACACTCCTATGGGCGGTCGCGCGGAAGCAGTAATGCCACTCTGTCGAGGAGCGATATTGATGAGCTGGGGCGTGCGAGGGGTGATTCAGTTAGCACTGCTGGGACAGGATACTCCTACGGCCCACCAACATTAGCTGATCTAGGAGTGGtaagaggagaaggtgggtATGTCAGGATGGATCAACCTCAGAGAGGCAAAGGCGAAAGTTCCGCTGCGGTACTCGGCGGGCTGATAGACGAGGGGCTTAGAACTGAGATTTCGAGGGATAGGAATGATATGGAGTCATATCAGAGGGAAGGATCAACGATATTGAAAGGAAACGAAGGAAAAAACCAATTAGGTGATGAGAACGTCTGA
- a CDS encoding histone deacetylase 1-1 (hd1), putative, whose protein sequence is MSSAAIHPPLDFSPVRPDGRRVAYYYDHDVGNYHFGLGHPMKPHRIRMTHNLVVNYGLADDYEAMEEEGRRKVNARMGMENDEARWVNAEMRGSRAKRMQIFRPRRATKTDMTRFHTDEYIELLESVLPENADALTGNRSRGLTGSDCPAVEGIFEFSSISAGGSIGAAEKLNEGIADIAINWAGGLHHAKKTEASGFCYVNDIVLGILELLRVNSRVLYIDIDVHHGDGVEEAFYSTDRVMTCSFHLFGNFFPGTGTLKDVGLGKGKGYAVNVPLREGITDEGFHSIFKPVIAEIMEHYRPCVVVLQGGADSMSGDKLGRLNLSDKGHAECAKFLRTFSVPLMLLGGGGYTTKNVARAWTRETAIACGQELSEDLPSNQYMEYYGPRYKLEVLPSNVEDFNTPEYLEDLKRQISNHLKNLPFAPSAQMRQITGSNVSQAVGLSNEWETDDPEDQIDQRLKKLFASKNLNGTYTQESDALLSDLTSISRIRRQGGPKKLPRSSGTCGRARKRYLEDIAMGEDPCCLLPAMTSKKNERKTIAKSGSSAPPTSAPEWHAHLTVHEMKSRPSLGEILQQPSPGSEDECDRNRCITEGSQLHMIAQGRGKRSFFSRKGLPPSIISPQAIIGGSTVKVDRLIRARMAAATNNSPVVVEWDRQQE, encoded by the exons ATGTCCTCGGCTGCtattcatcctcctctcgaCTTCTCGCCCGTTCGCCCAGATGGCCGGCGCGTAGCTTACTACTATGACCACGACGTAGGCAACTACCATTTTGGACTCGGCCATCCAATGAAGCCTCATCGGATTAGAATGACACATAACCTTGTAGTTAACTATGGACTGGCCGACGACTATGAAGctatggaggaagagggcaGAAGAAAGGTGAATGCTCggatggggatggagaaTGATGAAGCAAGATGGGTGAATGCCGAGATGCGAGGGTCGAGAGCAAAACGGATGCAGATCTTT AGACCTCGTCGAGCAACCAAAACAGATATGACGAGATTCCATACCGATGAGTACATCGAGCTGCTTGAGAGCGTACTACCGGAAAATGCGGATGCTCTCACTGGAAATAGGTCAAGAG GCTTAACTGGGTCCGATTGTCCGGCAGTCGAAGGTATTTTCGAATTCAGCTCTATTTCTGCAGGTGGATCCATTG GTGCTGCTGAGAAGCTCAATGAAGGTATAGCCGATATCGCAATCAATTGGGCTGGTGGCCTACACCACGCCAAAAAAACTGAAGCTAGTGGGTTTTGTTACGTCAACGATATTGTCCTAGGAATCCTCGAACTTTTGCG AGTTAACTCGCGGGTGCTCTACATCGATATCGATGTACATCACGGCGACGGAGTTGAAGAAGCGTTTTACTCTACAGACAGAGTTATGACTTgttcttttcatctctttggTAACTTCTTCCCAGGAACTGGGACTCTCAAG GATGTTGGCCTGGGTAAAGGTAAAGGCTACGCCGTCAATGTTCCACTGAGAGAAGGTATCACAGACGAAGGGTTTCACAGCATCTTTAAACCT GTTATTGCCGAAATCATGGAGCATTACCGCCCATGTGTGGTTGTATTGCAAGGCGGAGCGGACAGTATGTCAGGAGACAAGTTAGGGAGGTTGAACCTGTCGGACAAAG GGCATGCTGAGTGTGCCAAGTTTTTGAGGACTTTCAGTGTACCATTGATGTTACTTGGTGGCGGGGGGTATACGAC GAAAAATGTGGCAAGGGCGTGGACTAGAGAAACGGCTATCGCATGTGGACAAGAGCTATCGGAAGATTTACCAAGCAATCAATA TATGGAATATTACGGGCCTCGATACAAACTAGAAGTATTACCTTCCAACGTTGAAGATTTCAATACACCAGAATATCTCGAGGATCTTAA GCGCCAGATTTCCAACCACTTGAAAAATCTCCCTTTCGCTCCTAGCGCTCAGATGCGACAAATTACTGGTAGCAATGTGAGTCAAGCAGTAGGGCTTAGCAATGAATGGGAGACAGACGATCCGGAGGATCAAATTGATCAGAGACTCAAAA AACTGTTCGCAAGTAAGAATCTGAACGGTACCTATACTCAAGAGAGTGACGCTTTGTTGAGTGACTTAACAAGCATTTCAAGAATTAGACGCCAAGGTGGTCCCAAAAAACTGCCTAGGTCTTCAGGAACATGTGGCAGAGCAAGGAAACGATATCTTGAAGATATTGCGATGGGAGAAGATCCTTGTTGTCTTCTGCCTGCCATGACCagcaaaaaaaatgagAGAAAAACGATTGCGAAGAGCGGAAGTTCAGCGCCTCCAACATCAGCGCCAGAATGGCACGCACATTTAACCGTGCATGAAATGAAAAGCAGACCTAGTCTAGGTGAGATCCTTCAGCAACCGTCGCCAGGCAGTGAGGACGAATGTGATCGGAATCGTTGTATCACTGAGGGGTCGCAGCTACATATGATAGCGcagggaaggggaaaaaggaGTTTCTTTTCGCGCAAAGGTCTGCCACCCTCAATTATATCTCCTCAGGCGATAATAGGAGGATCAACGGTAAAAGTCGACAGGCTGATCAGAGCGAGGATGGCGGCGGCGACCAATAATTCTCCGGTAGTGGTGGAATGGGATCGACAACAGGAGTAA
- a CDS encoding importin-alpha export receptor, putative, which translates to MQATPETLSLLTNYLSSTVSPDAHTRRSAEESLRQAEGQQGFLLLVLELVKADSVNMIVRQAGGVYFKNTVKRLWSGDEETQIDPADKAAIKSQLVPMMIALGTPQTSRLQSQIGEGLSHIASLDFPGEWEGLCDELVNSLTPDNFVINNGVLATAHSIFKRWRSQFRTNELYSEINFVLSRFCEPYYRLFQHVDQLLQTPPASLPTNSSILLLGQSLLLLIQLFHDLSSQDLPPFFEDHMTEFMGGDQPGWLRKYLDWEVKELKGDDDDEAPGPLQKIRSSICEIAELYAQKYSDVFTQLGSFVDGVWNMLTRVGTSTREDVLVSRALRFLSVVVKMGNHRAMFAASETLNAFCEKIILPNMAIREHEEEMFEDDPMEYIRRDLEPSTESDTRRQAATDFTRALMELFEKEVTGIIKGYISVFLQEYNKNPVGNWKSKDTAIYLLTSIASRGSTQQLGVTSTNVLVDVVDFFGQNVFSDLQAAPGSVHPILTVDAIKFLYTFRNQLTKDQLVSVLPLLVQHLASDNYVISSYAAITIERILFIKVERQALFTQADIRPFAENILMALFANIEKGGTPEKIAENDYLMKCVMRVIITARTSLTPSHEGILTRLVNIMGEISKNPSNPKFNQYCFESVSALIRFVCEGTPAALPTFENALFGPAQHILTNDVAEFIPYIFQILAQLLELHSPSELPPAYQALTGPLLSAALWEQRGNIPALVRIWKALLLRGAPSIVAAGQVQGLLGIFQRLAGSKVNDVWAFELVQALYEFVPIEVMRPFSQTVFVLLLNRLQGKPSTQFNHCFVYFFAFLANLDSVGADFLVGVLEGIQTGLFGNLLTGVILSNSQKITARNRKLVEVGLTKTLSRSDSLLVEPNRQFWPPIFLALLDMFTLPQDITYANPEGSGDITELDPEEAGFQSSFSKLGASEKTVSDPTAGVEDSKVFAAKELAKRSNEKPGMLGPLIEAAQKEEQVTVTNFVQFMATSGNTIS; encoded by the exons ATGCAGGCAACTCCAGAAAcgctctccctcctcacgAACtacctctcctccactGTCTCTCCAGACGCTCATACCCGTCGCTCTGCCGAAGAGTCTCTTCGTCAGGCTGAGGGTCAACAGGGCTTCCTGTTGCTCGTACTCGAGCTCGTCAAAGCCGACTCGGTTAATATGATCGTGAGGCAAGCTGGCGGTGTATACTTCAAGAACACTGTCAAGAGACTTTGGTCTGGGGATGAG GAGACACAAATCGATCCGGCCGACAAGGCAGCCATTAAATCACAACTTGTCCCTATGATGATTGCGTTGGGTACTCCTCAGACATCGCGACTGCAGAGCCAGATCGGAGAGGGCCTAAGCCACATCGCTTCCCTGGATTTTCCCGGTGAATGGGAAGGTCTCTGCGAC GAACTTGTGAACTCACTCACGCCAGATAACTTTGTCATCAACAACGGCGTCCTGGCCACGGCTCATTCTATCTTTAAGCG CTGGAGATCTCAATTCCGCACAAATGAGCTTTACAGCGAGATTAACTTTGTGTTGTCTCGTTTTTGCGAACCATATTACCGTCTTTTCCAGCATGTCGATCAATTGCTTCAAACGCCTCCTGCATCCCTTCCTACCAActcttccattcttcttttgggccaaagccttcttctccttatccAACTATTCCACGACTTATCTAGTCAAGATCTGCCTCCATTTTTTGAAGACCACATGACTGAATTCATGGGAGGCGATCAGCCTGGGTGGTTGAGGAAGTATCTGGACTGGGAAGTAAAGGAGCTCAAGggcgacgatgatgacgaggctCCTGGACCTTTGCAAAAAATTCGCTCATCTATCTGCGAAATAGCTGAATTGTATGCCCAGAAGTACTCGGATGTTTTTACCCAGTTGGGAAGCTTTGTGGATGGCGTCTGGAATATGTTGACCCGTGTCGGCACCAGCACCAGGGAAGATGTG CTTGTCTCTCGTGCACTGAGGTTCTTGTCCGTTGTGGTAAAGATGGGCAATCACCGTGCCATGTTTGCTGCTTCCGAGACGTTGAACGCTTTCTGCGAAAAGATCATTCTTCCTAACATGGCTATTAGAG AgcacgaagaagaaatgttCGAAGATGACCCAATGGAGTACATTCGACGTGACCTTGAGCCCTCCACCG AAAGCGACACCCGACGACAGGCTGCTACTGACTTCACCCGTGCTCTCATGGAGTTatttgaaaaagaagtcACGGGTATCATCAAAGGTTACATTTCTGTGTTCCTCCAAGAGTACAACAAAAATCCTGTAGGAAACTGGAAGTCCAAAGACACTGCCATTTACCTGTTGACCTCTATTGCCTCCCGAGGGTCTACCCAACAG CTTGGTGTCACCTCCACAAACGTCCTTGTCGATGTTGTTGACTTCTTCGGTCAGAATGTCTTTTCAGATTTGCAGGCAGCTCCCGGATCAGTTCATCCTATCCTCACTGTTGACGCTATCAAATTTTTGTATACTTTCCGCAACCAG CTTACCAAGGATCAACTCGTCTCGGTTCTCCCCCTCCTTGTCCAACACCTTGCCTCTGATAATTACGTCATCTCTTCCTATGCTGCTATTACCATTGAGCGCATCCTGTTCATCAAGGTTGAGAGACAGGCATT GTTCACTCAGGCCGATATCAGGCCATTTGCGGAGAACATCCTCATGGCTCTCTTCGCCAACATTGAGAAGGGGGGAACACCCGAGAAGATCGCTGAAAATGACTATCTCATGAAAT GTGTCATGCGAGTTATCATCACAGCCCGAACATCCCTCACGCCTTCGCATGAAGGCATCCTCACTCGGCTCGTTAACATCATGGGCGAAATCAGCAAGAACCCAAGTAACCCCAAATTCAATCAGTACTGCTTTGAAAGTGTATCTGCATTGATCAGATTTGTGTGCGAAGGAACTCCTGCAGCTTTGCCGACATTTGAAAACGCGTTATTTGGTCCCGCCCAACACATCTTGACCAACGATGTCGCCG AGTTTATTCCCTATATATTCCAAATTCTCGCCCAACTTCTGGAATTGCATTCCCCTTCCGAGCTTCCGCCTGCCTACCAGGCACTCACCGGTCCGCTTTTGTCTGCCGCTCTTTGGGAACAGCGCGGTAACATCCCTGCTCTTGTCAGAATATGGAAGGCTTTACTCCTTCGCGGTGCGCCTAGTATTGTGGCCGCAGGTCAGGTACAGGGATTACTGGGTATCTTCCAGAGATTGGCAGGAAGCAAGGTCAATGATGTTTGGGCGTTTGAGCTGGTTCAGGCACTGTATGAGTTTGTGCCCAT TGAAGTGATGCGGCCATTCTCCCAGACAGTCTTTGTGCTCCTTTTGAACCGACTTCAAGGTAAACCTTCGACCCAATTTAATCATTGCTTCGTTTATTTCTTCGCTTTCTTGGCCAATCTGGACAGCGTGGGCGCGGATTTCCTAGTTGGTGTTCTGGAAGGTATTCAGACTGG GCTGTTTGGCAACCTCCTGACTGGCGTCATCTTGTCCAACAGCCAGAAGATAACCGCCAGGAATAGAAAATTGGTTGAAGTTGGTCTTACAAAGACTCTCTCTCGTTCAGATAGTCTTTTGGTAGAGCCGAACAGGCAGTTCTGGCCTCCCAttttccttgcccttctgGACATGTTCACTCTTCCGCAAGATATCACCTATGCCAATCCCGAAGGATCAGGTGATATTACCGAGCTGGATCCCGAGGAAGCCGGATTCCAGTCTAGCTTTTCCAAGCTGGGCGCGAGCGAGAAGACTGTGAGTGACCCTACTGCAGGCGTGGAGGATAGTAAGGTGTTTGCGGCGAAAGAATTAGCCAAGAGATCGAACGAGAAACCTGGAATG TTGGGCCCTCTCATCGAAGCGGCTcagaaggaggaacagGTGACAGTCACCAATTTTGTCCAGTTCATGGCGACTAGCGG GAACACGATTTCATAG
- a CDS encoding expressed protein: MIRVNSPLQGLIAFSLLSTSVFARSDRICPEDPYASPSTDTCNPMRYIPNKGINIAAAVLYFIVAAILTFHSFRQKANYFLALVIGAWCEGIGLVLRVAFRTNPHSTGLYIVCYLFVVLSPCAFLAGDYILLGRLVQYLDAHHYLRPLRAQLVSWIFIVSDVITFLIQAAGGGLSTATDVQTAQNGGHIFLAGIAAQMASFIFFTIAWLIFGIRAWREDKELWRRPGWKPLFFALGFTCICFLIRSFYRTVELSQGYVGYLAIHERYFLGLDCLPLLLGIATYVFFWPGKYLRFAPKPKKSKESKESKKSKKSKKSKKSKNGVAEDVEEGLPMHDLNGEGLGDMVKGDENYQMR; this comes from the exons ATGATCAGGGTGAATTCCCCCCTTCAAGGCCTCAttgccttctctcttttaTCGACATCAGTTTTCGCCAGGTCTGATCGTATTTGTCCCGAAGACCCATATGCCAGCCCAAGCACAGATAC GTGCAACCCTATGAGATACATTCCCAACAAGGGTATCAATATAGCTGCCGCTGTACTCTACTTCATCGTTGCTGCTATTCTTACTTTTC ATTCTTTTCGCCAAAAAGCTAATTacttccttgcccttgttATTGGAGCATGGTGTGAGGGCATTGGCCTGGTGCTTCGTGTTGCCTTTAGGACGAACCCTCATAGCACAG GGCTATATATCGTCTGTTATCTCTTTGTCGTCCTCTCTCCCTGCGCCTTCCTTGCTGGTGACTACATTCTTCTTGGACGTCTAGTCCAATATCTGGACGCCCACCATTATCTTCGTCCCCTTCGAGCTCAGTTGGTTTCTTGGATCTTTATTGTATCTGATG TGATAACCTTTCTTATCCAAGCAGCTGGTGGCGGACTGTCAACGGCAACGGATGTTCAAACCGCCCAAAACGGAGGTCACATCTTCCTAGCCGGTATTGCCGCACAAATGGCCagttttatttttttcACCATTGCATGGTTAATTTTCGGTATCAGAGC ctggagagaagacaaagagTTATGGCGACGTCCCGGGTGGAAGCCCCTTTTCTTCGCGCTCGGTTTCACCTGTATTTGCTTTCTCATTAGAAGTTTTTATCGAACTGTTGAGCTCAGTCAAGG ATACGTCGGCTATCTCGCTATTCATGAGCGATACTTCCTTGGTCTCGATTGCCTTCCACTTTTGCTTGGTATCGCTACATATGTCTTCTTTTGGCCAGGGAAATATCTTCGCTTCGCTCCTAAACCTAAGAAATCCAAGGAGTCCAAGGAGTCCAAGAAATCTAAGAAGTCCaagaagtcaaagaagtcaaagaaTGGGGTTGCGGAGGATGTAGAGGAGGGATTGCCCATGCACGACCTGAATGGCGAGGGATTGGGAGATATGGTCAAGGGTGACGAGAATTATCAGATGAGATAA
- a CDS encoding integral to membrane protein, putative codes for MRRSTLFEVLILSSLVSSAYALGGDRDCPADPYADPANDTCNPLRYIPNMALNCLGAALFLIVAAILTFYSFRRKANYFLCLVIGAWFEGIGFVLRVLMRDNLHNLNLYIVANLFIVLAPCAFLAGDYILFGRLVQFLEAHHHIRPFKARQVSWIFISSDILTFLIQGSGGGLSASSSIDSAELGAHLFLAGIVIQMVSFIFFSCVWVLFGIRVFTGDKQLWHREGWKPLYFALGFTCICFIVRSIYRTAELSGGYISYLSTHEGYFLGLDSLPLLLGIATYIFFWPGNYLQFDGNPFKKSKTRRIEEGAQMYPLKAGDSYETQPGLDAKMTPTYTNHYERR; via the exons ATGAGACGATCAACTCTGTTTGAAGTTCTTATATTGTCATCTCTCGTCTCGTCCGCGTATGCCTTAGGAGGGGATCGAGATTGTCCTGCCGATCCTTACGCCGATCCCGCCAATGACAC TTGTAATCCTCTGCGCTATATTCCGAACATGGCGCTTAACTGTTTAGGGGCTGCTTTATTCCTTATTGTGGCTGCCATCCTTACTTTCT ATTCCTTCCGCCGCAAAGCCAACTATTTCCTATGCCTTGTCATTGGCGCGTGGTTCGAAGGAATAGGCTTCGTCCTCCGTGTTCTGATGAGAGACAATCTCCACAACCTTAACCTCTATATTGTTGCAAATTTGTTCATCGTCCTTGCT CCATGCGCATTCCTTGCGGGCGATTACATATTGTTTGGTCGACTCGTGCAGTTTCTCGAGGCGCATCATCATATACGCCCTTTCAAAGCCCGGCAGGTCTCGTGGATTTTTATTTCCTCTGATA TACTTACATTTCTCATCCAAGGCTCTGGCGGTGGACTGTCTGCTAGCTCTAGCATCGATTCAGCCGAGTTAGGTGCTCATTTGTTCCTTGCCGGTATCGTCATCCAGATGGTTagcttcatctttttctcctgTGTCTGGGTCCTGTTTGGTATCCGAGT ATTTACCGGAGACAAGCAGCTCTGGCACcgtgaaggatggaagcCTCTGTACTTCGCATTGGGATTTACCTGCATTTGCTTTATCGTTCGAAGCATTTACCGAACTGCCGAACTTTCTGGCGGCTACATCAGTTACCTGTCTACCCACGAAGGATACTTCTTGGGTCTCGATTCGCTTCCCTTGCTCCTCGGCATTGCGACctatatcttcttctggccGGGCAACTATCTTCAATTCGATGGGAACCCCTTCAAAAAGTCCAAAACCAGAAGAATTGAGGAGGGCGCCCAGATGTATCCCCTCAAGGCTGGTGACAGCTATGAGACCCAACCTGGACTAGATGCTAAAATGACGCCGACATATACCAATCATTATGAGAGAAGGTAG